The following proteins come from a genomic window of Hemitrygon akajei unplaced genomic scaffold, sHemAka1.3 Scf000099, whole genome shotgun sequence:
- the LOC140723040 gene encoding uncharacterized protein — translation MVHQQVHTEEWLFTCLDCGKGFTKSSKLKLHQRVHTGERPFTCSYCGKGFTCSYQLKVHQRIHTGERPFTCSDCGKGFTRSSELKVHQRVHTGERPFTCSDCGKGFTCSSKLKVHQRVHTGERLFTCSDCGKGFTQSAHLQAHRSVHTGDRPFTCSYCGEGFTLSSQLLRHQSVHTGVWPFTCSDCGKGFTQSSTLMAHQRVHTGERPFTCSDCGKGFTLSSKLKVHQRVHTGERPFICSVCAKGFTCSPDLKVHQRVHTGERPFRCSDCGKGFTRSSHLMVHQRAHTGERPFTCSDCGKGFTQSSHLLAHQRVHTGERPFTCSDCGKGFTRSSQLKVHQRIHTGERPFSCSDCGKRFTQSSQVKVHQRVHTGERPFTCLDCGKGFTLSSKLKVHQRVHTGERPFTCSDCGKGFTQSYHLQAHWSVHTGERPFTDSSLNYTSA, via the coding sequence atGGTTCACCAGCAAGTCCACACTGAGGAGTGGCTGTTCACTtgtttagactgtgggaagggattcactaagtcatctaaactgaagctacatcagagagttcacactggggagagaccgtttacctgctcatattgtggaaaaggattcacttgctcataccaactgaaagtacatcaaagaattcacactggagagaggccgttcacttgctcagactgtgggaagggattcactcgttcatctgaactgaaggtacatcagcgagttcacactggggagaggccgttcacctgctcagactgtgggaagggattcacttgctcatctaaactgaaggtacatcagcgagttcacactggagagaggctgttcacctgctcagattgtgggaagggattcactcagtcagcccacctacaagcacacaggtcagttcacactggggataggccgtttacctgctcatactgtggggagggattcactttgtcatcacagctactgagacatcagtcagttcacactggggtgtggccattcacatgctcagactgtgggaagggattcactcagtcatccaccctaatggctcaccagcgagttcacactggggagcggccgttcacctgctcggactgtgggaagggattcactctgtcatctaaactgaaggtacatcagagagtacacactggagagaggccgttcatctgctccgtCTGTgcgaagggattcacttgttcacctgacctgaaggtacatcagagagttcacactggggaacggccgttcagatgctcagactgtgggaagggattcactcggtcatctcacctaaTGGTTCACCAGCGAGCTCAcacaggggagcggccattcacatgctcagactgtgggaaaggattcactcagtcatcccacctattggcacaccagcgagttcacacaggggagcggccattcacctgttcagactgtggtaagggattcactcggtcatctcaactgaaggtacatcagcgaattcacactggagagaggccattcagctgttcagactgtgggaaaagatttactcagtcatctcaagtgaaggtacatcagagagttcacactggggaacgaccgttcacctgcttagattgtgggaagggattcactttgtcatctaaactgaaggtacatcagcgagttcacaccggggagaggccattcacctgctcagactgtgggaagggattcactcagtcataccaCCTGCAAGCACactggtcagttcacactggggagaggccgttcacagaCTCAAGCCTGAATTATACCTCTGCGTAG